The Thermotoga sp. genome includes the window GTAAATGCAGATATAAATGCCGCAATCAACATTGCCAGAAAGGCTTTTGGGGATGAACACTGGAAAAGTAACCCTGAGTGTCAGAAAGGCATAGGGGCTAGTGGCCGTCTGACCCGGCCTCTGAGGATAAGGGTCGTATGACCAAGCTCCTCAGGAACTTCCTGGGCTTTAGCCCGGAGAGGAGGTCAGAAAGATAGTCCTTGATTTTACTACAGGAACCAGAGATGCTGTCAGACTTTTGAGGAGAAAAGCTCCAGATCTGGAAATCACAGGACCAGACTCTTTGGAAGACTCGTGATTCTTGAACTCCTTCCCCCCAGTATCGATGAACTCATCGAGAAACTCTACTTCCTCTACCTGAAAATCCTCGTTCCTTTCCTGGGAGCCATTCTCAGTGGAGATGATGAAAGAGGGGGTGTTTCGAGTCTCTTTTTTTCTGTGGCGGGGATCTTCTCCTGTGATCGAACCTGATGAGAACTCTGGAAACACATCCGAGAACTGATAGAATTTCTTCTAGAATTAATTCATCTCAGAAACGAATTTAACACAGAGGGGGTATGGATATGAAGATCTCCATCATCGGAGCGGGGAGTGTAAGATTCGCACTTCAACTTGTTGGAGACATCGCCCAGACAGAAGAACTCTCTAAAGAGGGCACACATATCTATTTGATGGATGTTCATGAAGGAAGACTCAACGCTTCTTACATTCTGGCAAAAAAGTACGTGGAAGAGTTGAACTCTCCCATTAGGATAGTGAAGACAGAAAATCTCGATGAAGCGATAGAAGGTGCAGACTTCATCATAAACACCGCCTACCCCTACGATCCAAGGTATCACGACAGCGGTTCTCAAAGATGGGACGAGGTCACAAAAGTGGGAGAAAAACATGGCTACTACAGGGGAATAGACAGTCAGGAGTTGAACATGGTCTCCACTTACACCTACGTTCTTTCGTCTTATCCCGACTTAAAACTCGCTCTTGAGATCGCAGAGAAGATGAAAAAGATGGCACCGAAGGCGTATCTGATGCAGACCGCCAACCCTGTTTTTGAGATCACCCAGGCAGTGAGAAGATTGACAGGTGCGAACATCGTGGGATTCTGCCATGGAGTCGCCGGGGTCTACGAAGTTTTTGAAAGACTCGGACTCGATCCGAAGGAAGCGGATTGGCAGGTGGCAGGAGTGAATCATGGAATCTGGCTGAACAGGTTCAGGTACAGGGGGAAGGATGCGTACCCACTCCTCGACGAGTGGATAGAGAAAGAGCTTTCGAAGTGGAGGCCGAAGAATCCCTGGGACATACAGATGTCTCCCGCTGCGATGGATATGTACAGGTTCTATGGAATGCTCCCGATAGGAGACACGGTGAGGAACGGTACCTGGAAGTACCACTACAACCTTGAGACCAAGAAGAAATGGTTTGGAAAGTTTGGTGGAATAGATAACGAGGTGGAAAGACCAAAGTTCCACGAACAACTCAGGAAAGCAAGGGAACGTCTTATAAGACTCGCAGAAGAAGTTCGGAAAAACCCGGCTGTGAAGCTTTCAGAGGAATTTCCAGAGATCTTCAGGAAAGGAGAAATGAGTGGAGAGCAGCACGTTCCTTTCATAAACGCGATAGCGAACAACAAACGTGTGAGACTCTTTTTAAACGTGGAAAACCAAGGAACGTTCAAGGATTTCCCTGACGATCTGGTGATGGAACTACCGGTCTGGGTGGACAGTAAGGGGATACACAGGGAGAAGGTGGAACCTGACCTCACACACAGGATCAAGATCTTCTATCTGTGGCCGAGGATCCTGAGAATGGAGTGGAACCTGGAGGCGTTCGTGTCAAAAGACAGGAAGGTGCTCGAGGAGATCCTCATCAGAGACCCAAGAACAAGATCCTACGAACAGGTTGTGAAAGTGCTGGATGAGATCTTGAACCTTCCTTTCAACGAAGAGATAAGAAGGTACTACGAAAGATTCTAAAGCATAAGAAACCTTCCCTTAACGATTGTTATAGACCAATATGTTCTAATTGAAGCGATCAGCTCACTGGGGGTTACACAATGGAAAAGATCGCTTTGTTGGTTGCTTTGTTTGTGATATCCGTTCACGCCCTTTCCAGCGTGAGGGGGTACATTAGAAAATCTCACAAGTTCCTTCTGTATTCAGTCTACCTCCTATCGGGGCTGGGAATAGCCCTGGAGAGTTACTGGCTTTTGGTCATATCAGTGTTTTTCACACTTTTTACGATGGGAAGATTCCTAAGCTTTCTGAAGAAAACGGCAACTAGGGATTTTCTCACAGGTGCTTTCACCAGACACTTTCTCTACAAGGAGTGGTTACCAAAGATGCGAAAAGCAGGGCCCAGTGATCAGGCGATCACACTGGTGATGGTGGACATAGATGGGTTCAAGAAATTCAACGATACCTACGGCCACCTCGCAGGAGACGAAAGGCTCAAAGAGGTGGCGAGCGTCTTGAGATCGTCTGTGAGGAAAAACGATATCGTCGTGAGATACGGGGGAGACGAGTTTTTACTGATCTTGAACACAGATGAAGAGGATGCGAAGAAGGTGATGAAAAGAATCGAAGAAAAACTGCGAAAAAGAGATATTACCATATCTTATGGTCTCAAAAGATGGATCCCCAGCGAGGTTCTGGAGAGTGCTCTGAAACTGGCAGACAGTAGAATGTACGGGATGAAGCAATCGAAAAAAATTCGAAATAAGTGAAGCCCCCAAAAAGGGGGCTTTTTCTTTGGCTGGGGCGGGTGGATTCGAACCACCGATCGCGGATCCAAAGTCCGCCGCCTTACCGCTTGGCTACGCCCCAACCTTTTCCGTGCTATAATTTTACCACCGTGTGTGAACCTTTTCAAGGAGGGGGGCTGGTGTGCGCAAAGTCGTTCTTCGCTCCAGATTGGACAACAGGGAGATCATCCTTGAAGAAGGGGAGAATCTCTTTCGATTGGCCGAGGAATATCAGAAGTATTTCAAGTACAAGATACTGGCGGCGAAAGTGAACAACCGCATAGTGGAGCTCTTCAGAACACTGGACAGAGGTGGAGAGCTCGATTTCATAGATCTCACCGACCAGGACGGGCTCAGGATATACCAGAGGGGGCTCGTCTTTCTAGCAAGTCTTGCTGCAAGAAAACTGAATCCAGACTGGAGGCTTCAGGTGCTTCACTCTCTTGGGAAAGGTATCTACTGCGAGATCTATGAAAAAGGCAGACTGATCGTTCCCGACCATCAGCAGGTCCTCTCCATTAAAGAGAAGATGAAAGAACTCGTGGAGAAGGACCTTCCCATAGAAAAGAGAACGTTCTACAAGGATGAGGCCAGAGAGATACTTTCAAAGGAAGGCCTCGCAAAAACCGTGAAACTCTTCAGGTACAGAAAGAAGAGAACCGTGAAACTCTACCACTGCGATGGATTCTGGGCTTATTTCTACGGATACCTTCCACCCAGCACCGGCAGAATAGACATCTTCGACGTTCAATCCTACAACCAAGGAATCGTGCTCGTTCACCCGGATCCGAAAACTGGAAAGCTTCCAACAATACACATGCCAAAACTCTCCCGTGTGTTTCTCGAATATGCACGCTGGCTCAGTGTTCTGGAGATCGAGTACGTATCAGATCTCAACGACATCATCGCTCATGGTGAGAGAAGGGTGGCTGAACTCATGCTTCTTTCCGAGGCACTTCACGAGAAGAAGATATCGGACATAGCAGACGAGATAACGAAGGACAAAAGAAAGCGGCTTGTCCTGATAGCAGGTCCGTCGTCGTCGGGAAAGACCACCTTTGCCAAAAGGCTCTCTCTCCAGTTGAGGGTAAATGGATTGAAGCCGGTTGCCATCTCCCTCGACGATTACTTCGTGGACAGGGAGAAAACACCTCGCGATGAGAACGGAAACTATGATTTCGACTCGATCGAAGCCCTTGACATAGACCTCTTCAACAGGCATCTCCAGGATCTTCTTGCGGGGAAAGAAGTAGAACTTCCCAGGTTCAACTTCAAGATCGGAAAGAGAATGAGAGGTCCTACCCTCAAACTCGAAAAGGACAACATCATAATCGTTGAAGGGATACACGGCCTGAACGAGCGACTGACGGCTTCCATACCAAAGGAGCAGAAGTTTAAAATATACGTGAGTGCCCTGACACAGCTGAACATAGATGATCACAACAGAGTCACAACAACGGACACGCGCCTTATCAGAAGGATCGTAAGGGACTACAAATTCCGGGGACACACCGCACACGATACGTTGAAGATGTGGCCAAACGTTAGAAAAGGAGAAGAAAGAAACATCTTCCCCTATCAGGAAGAGGCAGATATCATGTTCAACTCTGCTCTGGTGTACGAGATACCCGTGCTCAGGATATTCGCTGAACCTTTGCTCGTTCAGGTTCCAGAAGACGCACCGGAATACTCAGAAGCACTGAGACTTCTGAAACTTCTGGATTTCTTCTTGCCGATCACGAACGTAGAAGACATTCCGGACAAATCGATCTTGAGGGAGTTCATAGGAAGGAGCATCTTCAAATACTGAAATGAGAGTGCTTTCGTTGATTCTGATTTTTTCTTTCACCGCTTCTCTGGCGAGTACCTTGACGCTGGATGCAACTTCGCTGAATTTCGACGAGTTTTTGCAGGTTCTGGTGGAACACTCGAATATCTTCGAAACCACCCCACCGTCCACAGGAACGGTGGGAAGTCTCAGGTATCTGGAGTACAATGGCCACGTTCTTGCCAACGTGGAAGATCTCTACATCCTCGACAACAACAAATTACCGAGCTCAGGCGTTCCTGCAGAGACTCTGAAACTGTTTGGCGTAGACTACGTACAGACCGATGGAAAGATCAGAATAATAACATGCTGCGTGAACTCCATAGAGGAAATCGGTAGGACGATCGTTGTGAACTACGAAGGTGAAAGGTGCTTCAACGTAGAGGAAGATGGCGAAATGAAGATAGTGGCAGAAGACTGGCTCAACTTCAGAGGAGAACCTGTTGCACCCGGTGATGTGCTCTTTGAGAAAAAGGAAGTTGAGGTTGAAAAAACTGCTGAAAGTAATGGCCAATTCAGAATTTTGCTGAAGCTCAGAACAGCAGGTGGATACGTGGTGGAGCCCCTGGGAGAGCGAGTCGATCCCTTCGAAAAAGGTACGGTCTTCCTGGTAGGTTACGGTGACGGAAGGGTGATCGTGAGGAGCTTTTCCAAAGACCTGAACGGACTCGATCTTCCAGCCTACTCGAACTCCTTGAAGATAGCAAAGCAAATAGCAAACGAGATGGGTTACAGGATTGAAGAGTGTCCTATATACGATATTCCCGTTGGAGTCACCGGGGTCGTGGTTCTTCTGAGGCAAAAGGAAGACATGCCAGAATTTCTGAATGTCATTGAGAGGTTGATGAAAAAATGAAAAGATATGCTTTTTTTGCGACTTTTTTGATAGCAGTTGTAGCCTTTTCAACAGAGCTGAAGATATGCTACCTGAACGAAGAACTTCTACCCGTTGTCAAGGTGATAGAAGCAAAGGAAAATCCTGTCCTTGAAATCTTCGAAGCGCTTTCATCGCCCCCTTCGGGATTGAAAAGCTTTGTTCCTCAGGACGTGCTGAGAGCTTACTTCTTCGTCGGAGATTATCTGATCCTAGACCTCTACGGAAAAAAATTGAAGGGAATGGACTTTGAAGCGGAGAGATATTTTCTCCACCAGGTGCTCTACACGATCTTTTTGAACGTGAAGGGCGTGAACAACGTGTACATCCTCGTGGACGGTCAGAAACGAAACGTTCTGGTGGAGCACGTGGACATCAGATTCAGCTTTCCGAGAGAGGTGTGGGAGAAGTGGCCGATACATTGAAACCGGGAGATAGGATCCTCCTTTCCTTTGAAGACGAAAGCGAATTCCTGGTCGATCTGGAGAAGGACAAAAAGCTACATACACACCTTGGTGTGATTGACCTCAACGAAATTCTCGAGAAAAGAGCAGGAGATCTCATAAGAACGTCGGCTGGAAAAAAAGGCTACATCTTGAAACCCAGGTTGATCGATGAGATCATGAACATGAAGCGAAGAACCCAGATCGTCTATCCAAAAGATTCATCTTTCATCGTTATGATGCTGGACGTTAAAGAAGGTGATAGAGTCATCGACACAGGTGTCGGAAGCGGTGCAATGTGCGCCGTTCTTGCAAGGGCTGTGGGGAGCTACGGAAGAGTTTTTGCCTATGAAAGGCGGGAAGAGTTCGCAAAACTCGCCGAAAGAAATCTTTCTAACTGGGGGTTGGTCGAAAGAGTTACAATAAAGGTAAGGGACATATCCGAAGGATTCGACGAGAAAGACGTGGACGCACTGTTCCTGGACGTGCCAGATCCCTGGAACTACGTGGATCGATGCTGGGATGCCCTGAAAGGTGGTGGGAGATTCGCAACTGTGTGCCCCACCACAAATCAGGTTCAGGAAACTTTGAAGAGGCTCTACGAACTTCCCTTCGTGAAAGTAGAGGTATGGGAAAGCCTCTTCAGATCTTACAAGCCTGTTCCAGAAAGGTTGAGACCTGTGGACCGAATGGTCGCACACACAGCTTACATGATATTTGCCACCAAGGTTTGTAGAAAGGAGGAAATATGATGAAGCTTAATCAACTTTCCAGGTTCATCATCATCAGTGCTCTGGCGTTGATTCTCACGCTTCTCCTCGGTGGATCTACTAAAACAGACCTCACCATAGAGAAAGTCAACAAGGCGCTGGAACCATTTTTCGATTCTCTTTCCTACATTCTGAACTACTACTACGAGGCAGACAAGCTGGACATCAGCAAGCTTATAGATCATGCTATAGACGGCCTTGTGAAGGGAACAGGAGATGATTTCTCCTACTATCAGGATCCGGAAACCTACCGGGAAAACCAGATAGAGATGAAGGGAGAATACGGTGGCCTGGGAATAGAGGTGACCTACGACACAGAGCACGGTGCCATAAAGGTGGTGTCTCCCATGTACGGAACACCGGCCTGGCGAGCCGGGTTGAAGGCAGGAGATCTCATCATAACAATAGACGGAACACCGGTGTCCAAGATGACGTACATGGAAGCAGTGAATCATTTGAGAGGAAAGCCGGGGACATCTGTGACGATAGAGGTTTTGAGGGATGGAGAAAAGCTCACCTTCACCATTGTCAGGGAGAAGATAGAGATAAAGATGGTGCTCTATTCGTTCATAGAAACGGAGAAGGGAAGAATTGGATATGTGAGAATAACCCGATTCGGTGAGAAGGCAGACTCGGACATGAAGAACGCCCTAGACAAGATCTTCGAAAAAGGTGTAAAAGGTCTGATCGTCGACGTGAGGGATAACCCGGGAGGGTATCTCGATGTTGCGTTGAAGATCGTCAGTATGTTCGTTGACAAGGGTGTGATTCTGAAAGTGAGAAACGGCTTTGGAGAAGAAGACGTTTACGAGTCTTACGGAAACAATTATCCGAACGTGCCGATAGTGGTTCTGGCGAACGAAGGCTCGGCCTCGGCATCTGAGATCTTAACAGGTGCTCTGAAGGACCTTGGTATCGCTACCGTAGTTGGGAGAAAGACTTTCGGCAAAGGTTCAGTCCAGACAGGATTTCCTCTGAGCAACGGCGGAATGCTCTTTTTGACCACGGCACACTATCTTACACCTTCGGGAAAGGACATACACAAAATAGGTATAGAACCAGATGTTGTGGTTGAGGAAAAGGTGGAAGAAGAGCTCCACGCAGAGACAAGAGAACAGATAGAGATAGATCCAGAAAAGGATCCGTTCATAAAGAAAGGCCTGAAAGTTCTACTCGGGAAAATAAAATGACGAGAAATGGTTTTCTTCTGATCCTGCTGGTGGCATCTCTGATTTTATTTTTGACGGATCTGTCCTTTAAAACCGAAAGGAAGGAGTTCACAAGACTTCCTTCTTTTGGTGTTGGTGTGAGCCTCCCCTGGGAATCTACCACTGAGCAGATTAAAAGCGAGTTGAACACATCCATTCTGGTGAACGAGGTTCTGAAAGAAGTAGAGGTTGTTGATTACCACCCAGAATGGAAATCGTTCGTCTTCAAGGACAGAGAGAATTTTGAGAGAGCGATGAAGGTGGTAAAGAGAGAAACAGGAAAGAGTGTATCCGTCGAAAAGACAGAAGAAAACGTTGAGTACTTTTTCGCGGAGGGTATGTACTTCATTTTGAAGGTGAAGTGATGCGTGTGAAGTTGGACGACTCTATGAAAAAGTTCTCCTTTATGGTACCGATCACGGTGTTTTCTGTGAATATTTTTGGCTTTTGGAACGAAATCATGGTGGTGTACAACTCTTTGAGGTTTTCTCTGAAGGTGGCAGAACTTTTCCTCTGCTTCATTCTTTATTCCCTGATAGTGTCGGGTGTCTACAAGATGATGACTGGCAGATCTCCTAGCGAGATGATGGTGTCGTTTTCTACCTACATCTTTCTACCCTTTCTTTCCATGTTTCTGGATCCAAGAAAAGCCGTTTTAATCCTGTTTTTTGCTTCTATTCTTTTCTTCTACAGAATGGATAAAAAGTTGATCTTCGCTGCTTTGATTAGGATCCCCGCTCTTTCCTTTTTCATCTGGAAGATCTCCTCGTGGATGAGGTGAATGGAGCATGAATATCGGTATGTTCAGCGACACTTACGCACCCCAGGTGAACGGAGTGGCGACGTCCATAAGACTTTACAAAAAGAAATTGATGGACCGAGGGCACAGAGTGTTCGTGGTGGCACCCTCTGCACCAAAGGACGAAAAGGACGTCCTCGTGGTAAAGAGTATCCCCTTTCCTCCAGAAAGACAGCACAGAATCTCCATTGCCTCGACCAGAAAGATTCTGAATTTTGCAAGAAAGGAAAGAATTCAGGTGGTGCACAGCCATTCGCCTTTTTTCATGGGGTTCAAAGCGCTGAAGGTCCAGGAAGAGTTGAAACTCCCACACGTCCATACGTACCACACACTCCTCCCCGAGTACAGACACTACATTCCCAAACCTTTCACTCCTCCAAAAAGAATGGTTGAACACTTCAGCGCGTGGTTCTGTAACTTGGTGAACGTGGTGATCGCGCCGACTGAGGATATAAAAGCAGAACTGGAAAGTTATGGGGTAAAGAGGCCCATCAAGGTCCTTCCAACGGGAATAGAGGTCGAAAAGTTCGAATCGGCAGAGGTGGGAGATCTCAGAAAGAAGCTGGGGCTGGAAAGAAAGAAGGTGGTGCTGTACGTTGGAAGGATAGCAAAAGAAAAGAACGTGGATTTCCTTTTGAGAATCTTCGAGAGATTGAATTCTCCAGACATGAGTTTTGTGATGGTGGGAGATGGACCCGAGAGAAAAGAAGTCGAAAAGATCGCCAGAGAAAAGAACTTGAACCTCATCGTGACCGGTTACGTTGACCACGAGGAGATACCGAGGTATTACAAACTGGGAGACGTCTTCGTGTTTGCCTCGAAAACGGAAACACAGGGGCTGGTGCTTCTGGAGGCGCTGGCCGCCGGCCTTCCGGTTGTGGCACTGAAGTGGAAGGGGGTGAAAAACGTTCTCAAAGGCTGTGAGGGAGCGATTCTTCTGGATGAAGAGAGTGAAGAAAGCTTCACCAGAACTTTGAACGAAATCTTGATGAACCTTCGGCTCAGAAAAGAACTCTCCAGAAAAGGGCGAGAGTTCGTCAAAAGGGAGTGGTCCGTGGACCGCTTCGTTGGAAAGCTGGAGGAGATATACATGGAGGCGATAGAGGAAGGTCCTCTTGAGATAAACGCCTCCCTCATGATAAAGGAATTTGTGAAGTTCGAAAAGCTGAAAGCTTTCTTCTCCAAACTGGAGGAAAGGATCTGGAGGTGATCTGCTTGTTTCCGTTTCATCTGTTTCTCGGTCACGTGGTAGCCGATCACGGATTCACGAACAACGCGAAGATAAGAGAGTACACAGGGTGGAAACTGATAGGCCACATGATCTGGTCTGTGTTTGCCATCCTGGCTTTCACCTTCGATGTTGTGCTTAAATCACCGAGGGGTACGATTGTTTTCTTTGTGGCAGTGGTGGTTCACCTGGTGGGAGATGTCCTCAGAACGTATCTGCACAGAAGAGGAAAAAAGCGAGCGATAGATTTACTGGAGCTTTCCCTTTTTGTCGTGTTTCTGATCCTGAATTTTTCCATCAAAGATCTTTTCGCGAACTCTTATTTGACTTCGGTATTCGTTTTTTATCTTCTTGGAATGAACGCTGTTTCCGTAGCTATAACCTATCTTTTCCGAAACTTCTTACCTGGTGATCCGAAGATATCCGACATAGAGGGTATCTCCGAGAGACTGGCTTTCTTCGTTTTCCTGCTTGCAGGAAGGGAGACTCTCGCCTTTCTTTCCCTCGTTCTAGGTTTTTTGTACAGACTCTGGAAGTTCAGAAGACCTGACGTGAGGTGGTGGTTGAGCCCCGCTTTGGGTGTGGTGATATCTGCGATCTGGAACTGGATGATGTACGGGAGGTTCATTTGATGACGTACGTTGTGGGTGACGTGCACGGCTGCTTTCTTGCTCTAAAAGATCTCATCGAGAGACTGCCTCTGGAAAAAGACGACGAACTCGTTTTCCTTGGAGACTACGTTGACAGAGGACCAAATTCGAAAGAAGTGGTGGAATTTTTGATGGAGCTTTCTAAACATTACAGATGCATCTTTCTGAGAGGAAACCACGAAGAGATGCTTCTGAACTGTGTGAAAAATCATTCTGGATGTGATCTTTGGTACTTCAACGGGGCAAGAAGCACCGTGGAAAGTTTCGGCGGTATCGATGAAATCAAAAAGTACCTGGATTTTTTCGAAAACACTATTTACTACTACGAAAAGGGAAACTTCGTCTTTGTCCACGGCGGTGTGAGGCCAGGAATTCCCCTCGAGGAGCAGGACCCCTTTGATCTTGTGTGGATAAGAGATGAGTTCATCTACAGTGAAAATCCTCTCCCGGGAAAAATAGTGGTGTTTGGACACACCCCCCTTGCAGAACCTTACCTCTCATCGGATAAAATAGGCATAGACACAGGATGCGTTTACGGTGGGAAACTCACGGTTTTCAGGGTGGAGGACAGAACATTCTTCCAGGTGGAATGTACAAGCAGGAGATGGTAGTGTGGTTGCGGTCTATCCTGGTTCTTTCGACCCCATAACACTCGGACATGTAGACATTATAAAGAGGGCACTGTCTATATTCGACGAGCTGGTGGTCCTCATCACCGAAAACCCAAGAAAGAAGTGCCTGTTCAGTTTGGAGGAAAGAAAAGAGCTGATAGAATCCGTTTTGAAGGATGTAGACAGGGTAAGAATAGATGTTCACAGGGGCTTGCTCGTGAATTATCTGAAGAAACATGGTATAAAAGTTCTGGTGAGGGGTCTCAGGGCGGTCACCGATTACGAGTACGAGCTTCAAATGGCCCTCGCCAACAAGAAGTTGTACAGCGAGCTGGAGACGGTTTTTCTGGCGGCAAGCGAGAAATTCTCCTTCATCTCATCGAGTCTCGTAAAAGAGGTGGCCATGTACGGGGGCGATGTGACGGAGTGGGTCCCTCCCGATGTGGCCAGGGCACTGTACGAAAAATTGAAGGAGGGAAGGCGATGAAGATAAAAGTGGTTCTTCCGGACGGAAGCGAAAGGGAGTATGAAAAGGGAACAACACCGATGAAAATCGCCCGGGAAATTGGGTTCAAAAAAGCAATAGGTGCCATTGTGGACGGAGAGCTTTGGGATCTCAAAAGATCTCTGGAGAAAGATTGCAGGATACGTTTCGTGACTCTCGATGATCCCGAAGCACCGGAATTCTACAGACACACAATGGCGCACGTTCTCGCACAGGCCGTGATGAGGATCTACGGAAAAGAGAACGTGAAACTGGGGATAGGTCCCACCATAGAAAATGGTTTTTACTACGACTTCGACATCAAGAACGGAAGACTCACAGAAGAAGATCTTCCAAAAATAGAAAAGGAGATGAAGAGGATAGTAAAAGAGAACCTTCCAGTAGAAAGAGAAGAGGTCAGCAAGGATGAAGCAAGAGAGATCTTCAAAGACCAGCCTTACAAGCTCGAGCTCATAGAGGAGATAGAGGGAGATACGGTGACAATTTACCGGCAGGGAGAATTCGTGGATCTGTGCAGGGGGCCGCATCTCCCTTCGACCGGTGCTGTGAAACACTTCAAGCTACTGTCGGTGTCTGGGGCGTACTGGAGAGGCAATGAAAGAAATCCCATGCTCACGAGGGTTTATGGCACCTCTTTCGCGAAGAAGGAAGATCTCGAAAATTATCTGAGGTTCCTCGAAGAAGCCCAGAAAAGGGATCACAGAAAGCTGGGTCCTCAGCTCGGACTCTTCATCCTGAACACCGATTACGCTCCGGGAATGCCGTTCTTCCTTCCCAAAGGTGTGACCGTTTTGAACGAATTGATGAGATTCTCGAGGAAACTTCATCGTGAAAGGGGATACCAGGAGATCTTCACACCTTTTATCATGAACGAGCAGCTCTGGAAAATCTCGGGACACTGGGATCACTACGCCGAGAATATGTACTTCATAGAAAAAGATGGGGAAAGGTACGCTGTGAAACCCATGAACTGTCCTGGTCACATTCTCGTGTACAAGAGCAGAGCAGTTTCTTACAGGGATCTTCCAC containing:
- a CDS encoding GGDEF domain-containing protein, whose translation is MEKIALLVALFVISVHALSSVRGYIRKSHKFLLYSVYLLSGLGIALESYWLLVISVFFTLFTMGRFLSFLKKTATRDFLTGAFTRHFLYKEWLPKMRKAGPSDQAITLVMVDIDGFKKFNDTYGHLAGDERLKEVASVLRSSVRKNDIVVRYGGDEFLLILNTDEEDAKKVMKRIEEKLRKRDITISYGLKRWIPSEVLESALKLADSRMYGMKQSKKIRNK
- a CDS encoding glycosyltransferase family 4 protein, whose product is MNIGMFSDTYAPQVNGVATSIRLYKKKLMDRGHRVFVVAPSAPKDEKDVLVVKSIPFPPERQHRISIASTRKILNFARKERIQVVHSHSPFFMGFKALKVQEELKLPHVHTYHTLLPEYRHYIPKPFTPPKRMVEHFSAWFCNLVNVVIAPTEDIKAELESYGVKRPIKVLPTGIEVEKFESAEVGDLRKKLGLERKKVVLYVGRIAKEKNVDFLLRIFERLNSPDMSFVMVGDGPERKEVEKIAREKNLNLIVTGYVDHEEIPRYYKLGDVFVFASKTETQGLVLLEALAAGLPVVALKWKGVKNVLKGCEGAILLDEESEESFTRTLNEILMNLRLRKELSRKGREFVKREWSVDRFVGKLEEIYMEAIEEGPLEINASLMIKEFVKFEKLKAFFSKLEERIWR
- a CDS encoding nucleoside kinase, whose product is MRKVVLRSRLDNREIILEEGENLFRLAEEYQKYFKYKILAAKVNNRIVELFRTLDRGGELDFIDLTDQDGLRIYQRGLVFLASLAARKLNPDWRLQVLHSLGKGIYCEIYEKGRLIVPDHQQVLSIKEKMKELVEKDLPIEKRTFYKDEAREILSKEGLAKTVKLFRYRKKRTVKLYHCDGFWAYFYGYLPPSTGRIDIFDVQSYNQGIVLVHPDPKTGKLPTIHMPKLSRVFLEYARWLSVLEIEYVSDLNDIIAHGERRVAELMLLSEALHEKKISDIADEITKDKRKRLVLIAGPSSSGKTTFAKRLSLQLRVNGLKPVAISLDDYFVDREKTPRDENGNYDFDSIEALDIDLFNRHLQDLLAGKEVELPRFNFKIGKRMRGPTLKLEKDNIIIVEGIHGLNERLTASIPKEQKFKIYVSALTQLNIDDHNRVTTTDTRLIRRIVRDYKFRGHTAHDTLKMWPNVRKGEERNIFPYQEEADIMFNSALVYEIPVLRIFAEPLLVQVPEDAPEYSEALRLLKLLDFFLPITNVEDIPDKSILREFIGRSIFKY
- the aglA gene encoding alpha-glucosidase AglA encodes the protein MKISIIGAGSVRFALQLVGDIAQTEELSKEGTHIYLMDVHEGRLNASYILAKKYVEELNSPIRIVKTENLDEAIEGADFIINTAYPYDPRYHDSGSQRWDEVTKVGEKHGYYRGIDSQELNMVSTYTYVLSSYPDLKLALEIAEKMKKMAPKAYLMQTANPVFEITQAVRRLTGANIVGFCHGVAGVYEVFERLGLDPKEADWQVAGVNHGIWLNRFRYRGKDAYPLLDEWIEKELSKWRPKNPWDIQMSPAAMDMYRFYGMLPIGDTVRNGTWKYHYNLETKKKWFGKFGGIDNEVERPKFHEQLRKARERLIRLAEEVRKNPAVKLSEEFPEIFRKGEMSGEQHVPFINAIANNKRVRLFLNVENQGTFKDFPDDLVMELPVWVDSKGIHREKVEPDLTHRIKIFYLWPRILRMEWNLEAFVSKDRKVLEEILIRDPRTRSYEQVVKVLDEILNLPFNEEIRRYYERF
- a CDS encoding GerMN domain-containing protein, producing MKRYAFFATFLIAVVAFSTELKICYLNEELLPVVKVIEAKENPVLEIFEALSSPPSGLKSFVPQDVLRAYFFVGDYLILDLYGKKLKGMDFEAERYFLHQVLYTIFLNVKGVNNVYILVDGQKRNVLVEHVDIRFSFPREVWEKWPIH
- a CDS encoding S41 family peptidase, which codes for MKLNQLSRFIIISALALILTLLLGGSTKTDLTIEKVNKALEPFFDSLSYILNYYYEADKLDISKLIDHAIDGLVKGTGDDFSYYQDPETYRENQIEMKGEYGGLGIEVTYDTEHGAIKVVSPMYGTPAWRAGLKAGDLIITIDGTPVSKMTYMEAVNHLRGKPGTSVTIEVLRDGEKLTFTIVREKIEIKMVLYSFIETEKGRIGYVRITRFGEKADSDMKNALDKIFEKGVKGLIVDVRDNPGGYLDVALKIVSMFVDKGVILKVRNGFGEEDVYESYGNNYPNVPIVVLANEGSASASEILTGALKDLGIATVVGRKTFGKGSVQTGFPLSNGGMLFLTTAHYLTPSGKDIHKIGIEPDVVVEEKVEEELHAETREQIEIDPEKDPFIKKGLKVLLGKIK
- a CDS encoding DUF4941 domain-containing protein, translating into MLSLILIFSFTASLASTLTLDATSLNFDEFLQVLVEHSNIFETTPPSTGTVGSLRYLEYNGHVLANVEDLYILDNNKLPSSGVPAETLKLFGVDYVQTDGKIRIITCCVNSIEEIGRTIVVNYEGERCFNVEEDGEMKIVAEDWLNFRGEPVAPGDVLFEKKEVEVEKTAESNGQFRILLKLRTAGGYVVEPLGERVDPFEKGTVFLVGYGDGRVIVRSFSKDLNGLDLPAYSNSLKIAKQIANEMGYRIEECPIYDIPVGVTGVVVLLRQKEDMPEFLNVIERLMKK
- a CDS encoding tRNA (adenine-N1)-methyltransferase is translated as MADTLKPGDRILLSFEDESEFLVDLEKDKKLHTHLGVIDLNEILEKRAGDLIRTSAGKKGYILKPRLIDEIMNMKRRTQIVYPKDSSFIVMMLDVKEGDRVIDTGVGSGAMCAVLARAVGSYGRVFAYERREEFAKLAERNLSNWGLVERVTIKVRDISEGFDEKDVDALFLDVPDPWNYVDRCWDALKGGGRFATVCPTTNQVQETLKRLYELPFVKVEVWESLFRSYKPVPERLRPVDRMVAHTAYMIFATKVCRKEEI